A DNA window from Portunus trituberculatus isolate SZX2019 chromosome 47, ASM1759143v1, whole genome shotgun sequence contains the following coding sequences:
- the LOC123498123 gene encoding axin-1-like isoform X3, which translates to MSSSTAQPPPGTHPGGQAGDSSAGLQSPVPPLNPTNASREDEGGAGGVERSWPADPRPPVPGGEDAPGPDPQPPYGDWGKESPLAILPYPSHHLYAHFQGEGGGDGPAAGPGSAEAGSPVCGGGEGSSTPPVVRWSQSLQHLLEDPQGVQFFQDYLREECGTCEAVLFWFACNGLRRTDHQDPWQLVPIIWKKFIRNYAVRVTEKTYKTINDRINARSIDRNIFDDAQREVEEEIERSTYPSFLKSDTYLTYLGMVTQQGGGPGAESPHSPSPSSPGGVSTGVMLPTLHEDYEYEGGAGATQLRLTQEALAATVKRRAAPERRKPEAYAGQYLHGRSIYGGGGVNPYHAVYGTVHLSSRQDSELQSLSSDALTDDTLSCTDSSVDGMSIGHPVNPKYLKKQYRIMRDNARQNLERCLSGGNGHGGVGSSGMMHGGFLPRTHRICHESIPNLKPQEFAALLIEKLEKVQRERESQEKVQQSFKRIQEGDNVSDECRREHAFNSLPPSLLLDKLAQKIPIDDVDPCQSILDEHVSRVWQDSNNDTPARSPGSPRPRSPNSGRRGCLAQLVRSTPPSQHIPKGHSIHPHGHLAHQQQGHLPHLPMGHQVHLPPGHMLHAYQATKNWSHARRRDRDLYSTFSSDSGNVADYYEGSERPGHPHLIPKSRSMPDYMENYAGTSSDGGSSVGRRVAGGRRSSSRRPPADLTDSGVSVVSDSGPSLTPSASSTERRSGSSGGRRSGSGMSVGGTATSGSNTSVSGSVVGGGRTGSQERGAWAGVDSGLHLTHGHGLHLPQGPLQPHLPHQDDSKRRSRGGGSHGSGRSGGHSSSHSSGHSRGHSEAGSGRTVAHGDAVSTTATAASSGSNGSTLRRARPRHAQPTPSGGVCESGGGNGVGGGNSQLGTGTGVSSVGSSTTTSVPEVTTIVYNFHDDAVPFVTRVPIFPVTLKRFKQHLPKKGNYRFFFKKHCEEFGLINEEITEDSVNLPLFEGKIFAQIRKAD; encoded by the exons ATGAGCAGCAGCACGGCCCAGCCTCCCCCAGGTACTCACCCTGGGGGGCAGGCCGGGGACTCCAGTGCCGGCCTCCAGTCCCCGGTTCCGCCCCTGAACCCCACTAATGCCAG cagagaggatgaaggaggtgCTGGAGGGGTTGAGAGGAGCTGGCCGGCTGATCCTCGGCCACCTGTGCCAGGTGGGGAGGATGCCCCTGGCCCAGATCCTCAGCCTCCTTATGGAGACTGGGGTAAGGAGTCCCCCCTTGCCATCCTGCCATATCCCTCCCATCATCTCTATGCTCACTTTCAAG GTGAAGGGGGTGGGGACGGCCCTGCAGCTGGCCCAGGCTCTGCTGAGGCTGGGTCACCTGTCTGTGGAGGGGGTGAGGGCAGTTCCACACCTCCAGTGGTGCGGTGGTCCCAGTCATTGCAGCATCTCCTTGAAGACCCTCAGGGTGTCCAGTTCTTCCAGGACTATCTCAGGGAAGAGTGTGGCACCTGTGAGGCAGTCCTCTTCTGGTTTGCCTGCAATGGTTTGCGCCGCACTGACCACCAGGATCCTTGGCAGCTAGTCCCCATAATATGGAAAAAATTCATCCGAAACTATGCTGTGAGGGTCACTGAGAAGACGTACAAGACCATCAACGACCGCATCAATGCCCGCAGCATTGACCGTAATATCTTTGATGATGCTCAAAGGGAG gtggaagaggagatagaacgAAGTACGTATCCCAGCTTCCTGAAGAGCGATACCTACCTCACCTACCTCGGGATGGTGACCCAACAGGGTGGGGGGCCAGGGGCTGAGTCCCCTCATAGTCCTTCCCCCAGTAGCCCTGGTGGCGTCAGCACAGGAGTAATGCTACCCACTCTGCATGAAGACTATGAGTATGAGGGTGGGGCAGGAGCGACCCAGCTACGACTCACCCAAGAGGCCCTTGCTGCCACCGTCAAGCGCCGCGCTGCACCAGAGAGAAGGAAACCTGAGGCTTATGCAGG GCAATATTTGCATGGAAGAAGCATTTATGGTGGTGGGGGCGTGAACCCCTACCATGCAGTGTACGGCACGGTGCACCTCTCCAGCAGGCAGGACTCTGAGCTCCAGAGTCTTAGCTCTGATGCCCTCACCGATGACACTCTCTCCTGCACTGACTCCTCGGT GGATGGCATGTCCATAGGCCACCCTGTCAATCCCAAGTATCTCAAGAAACAGTATCGTATCATGAGGGATAATGCCCGTCAGAATTTGGAGCGTTGCCTCAGTGGTGGGAATGGGCATGGTGGTGTAGGCAGCAGTGGAATGATGCATGGGGGCTTTCTCCCTCGCACCCATCGCATCTGTCATGAGTCCATTCCTAACCTGAAGCCTCAAGAGTTTGCTGCTCTTCTCATAGAGAAGCTAGAGAAGGTGCAGAGGGAACGGGAATCACAAGAGAAAGTGCAGCAGTCCTTCAAGAGGATACAAGAG GGTGACAATGTTTCAGATGAGTGTCGGAGGGAACATGCCTTTAACAGTCTCCCTCCATCATTGCTGTTAGACAAGTTGGCCCAGAAGATTCCCATAGATGATGTTGATCCATGCCAGTCCATCTTGG ATGAACATGTGTCCCGTGTATGGCAAGACAGCAATAATGACACCCCAGCTCGGTCCCCTGGCTCACCACGCCCTCGCTCACCCAACTCTGGTAGGAGAGGATGTCTAGCTCAACTTGTACGGTCCACACCTCCTTCACAGCATATTCCTAAG GGCCACTCAATACATCCCCATGGCCACCTGGCACATCAGCAGCAGGGCCACTTACCACACCTCCCAATGGGACATCAGGTTCATCTACCCCCAGGCCACATGCTTCATGCATATCAGGCCACCAAGAATTGGAGCCATGCAAGACGCAGAGATCGT GACCTGTATTCCACATTTTCCTCTGACTCTGGCAATGTGGCTGACTATTATGAAGGAAGTGAGCGGCCTGGACATCCCCACCTCATTCCTAAGTCTCGCTCCATGCCAGACTACATGGAGAACTATGCTG GgactagtagtgatggtggcagcTCAGTTGGCAGGAGAGTGGCAGGGGGTCGGCGCAGCAGTTCCCGACGGCCCCCTGCTGATCTCACTGATTCTGGAGTCTCTGTTGTGTCTGACTCTGGCCCTTCCCTTACACCCTCAGCTTCATCCACAGAAAG GCGAagcggcagcagtggtggtcgACGAAGTGGGAGTGGGATGAGTGTGGGTGGGACAGCAACCAGTGGTAGCAACACCAGTGTGAGTGGcagtgtggtgggtggtggacgCACAGGCTCTCAAGAGAGAGGAGCATGGGCAGGAGTGGATTCAGGGTTACACCTGACACATGGCCATGGTCTTCATCTGCCTCAGGGTCCTCTTCAACCACACTTACCACATCAGGATGACTCCAAGAGACGGAGCAG GGGTGGAGGTAGCCATGGGTCTGGCAGATCAGGTGGTCACAGTTCGAGTCACAGTTCAGGTCACAGTCGAGGTCACTCTGAAGCTGGAAGTGGACGGACTGTGGCTCATGGAGATGCAGTTTCTACAACAGCAACTGCTGCCAGCTCTGGCTCCAATGGATCCACCTTGAGACGGGCCAGGCCTCGGCATGCTCAGCCCACACCTTCAG gtggagtgtgtgagagtggtggtggcaatggagtAGGGGGTGGCAACAGCCAGCTGGGCACTGGAACTGGTGTTAGTAGTGTTGgcagctccaccaccacaagtGTTCCTGAAGTCACCACtattgtttataattttcatgATGATGCCGTGCCATTTGTCACGCGGGTCCCTATCTTCCCTGTCACCTTAAAACGCTTCAAGCAACACTTACCTAAAAAAGGCAATTACAG attcttTTTCAAGAAGCATTGTGAGGAATTTGGGCTGATCAATGAAGAGATCACAGAGGATTCTGTCAACCTTCCTCTCTTTGAGGGCAAAATATTTGCACAAATTAGGAAGGCAGATTGA